ACCATCGGGGTGCGGTAGCGGAGCCCCGGCGGCTCCCCCTTCTCGTGGCTCTTCTCGTGGCTGCGCTCCTCGTCGGAGACGAGCACGAACCAGTGCAGCGGCACCTGCCACGTCGACGTACGGATCCAGGGGCGCGCGTCGGGGTTGCGCGCCAGCCACTGCTCGTAGTCCGCGACCGTCTGACGGCGGAGCACCGGGGGGAGCACCGCGTCCAGGACCGACGGGGGCAGCTGTCCCGCCAGCTCCTCCATGGCCTGCCAGCCGCGCAGCCGGGTCCGCCACGGGCAGACGTGCAGCACTCCGTCGACCTCGGCCACGAACGCGTCGTCGCTCTCGTGCACCGGCACGGGCACCGGGGGCGTGGGCAGCAGGTCGGCCAGCGAGCGGCGGAGCTCGTCCTGGCAGGAGGGCAGGCCGGGGCGGCGGGCATAGCGCGCCCAGTGGCCGCGCTCCGGCTCGGGGAAGGCGGCCAGCGGCTCGTACACACGCAGGTAGGACGCGTACGGGACCGTCACCGAAGACACCTTGGGCACGGCTCCTCTCTCCCCCGCGGACGCGCCGGAAAACGTGATCCTCGGCACCGGGAGGCCAAGGTCGGTGGACAGCCTCTAGTCTCATGCCCATCGGGCCCCGCCACCCGTACGGGAGCCCGCCCAACCGCCGCACTTGACCGGGAGTCACCACAGTGACCGAAGCAGACAACGGCGTCCTGCACACCCTGTTCCACTCGGACCAGGGAGGCCACGAGCAAGTAGTGCTCTGCCAGGACCGCGCCAGTGGCCTCAAGGCCGTGATCGCCATCCACAGCACCGCCCTGGGCCCCGCCCTCGGCGGCACCCGCTTCTACCCGTACGCGACCGAGGAAGAGGCCGTCGCCGACGTCCTGAACCTGTCGCGCGGGATGTCGTACAAGAACGCCATGGCCGGGCTCGACCACGGCGGCGGCAAGGCCGTGATCATCGGCGATCCGGACCGGATCAAGAGCGAGGAGCTGCTGCTCGCCTTCGGCCGCTGCGTCGCCTCGCTCGGCGGCCGCTACGTGACGGCCTGCGACGTCGGTACGTACGTCGCCGACATGGACGTCGTCGCGCGCGAGTGCCGCTGGACCACCGGACGCTCCCCCGAGAACGGCGGCGCGGGCGACTCCTCCGTACTCACCGCGTTCGGTGTCTACCAGGGCATGCGGGCCAGCGCAGAGCACCTGTGGGGCGACCCGTCGCTGCGCGGGCGCAAGGTCGGTGTCGCGGGCGTCGGCAAGGTGGGCCACCACCTGGTCGAGCACCTCCTGGAGGACGGCGCCGAGGTCGTCATCACGGACGTCCGCGAGGAGTCGGTGACCCGGATCGTCCACAAGCACCCGTCGGTGACGGCGGTGGCGGACACTGATGCGCTCATCCGGACCGAGGGCCTCGACATCTACGCGCCGTGTGCGCTGGGCGGCGCGCTGAACGACGACACCGTGCCGGTCCTCACCGCGAAGGTGGTGTGCGGCGCCGCGAACAACCAGCTGGCGCACCCGGGTGTGGAGAAGGACCTGGCCGACCGGTCGATCCTCTACGCGCCGGACTACGTGGTGAACGCGGGCGGCGTGATCCAGGTCGCCGACGAGCTGCACGGGTTCGACTTCGACCGGTGCAAGGCGAAGGCGTCGAAGATCTTCGACACCACGCTCGCCATATTCGCTCGCGCAAAGCAGGACGGCATCCCGCCGGCCGCGGCGGCCGACAGGATTGCCGAACAGCGCATGTCCGACGCGCGCTGAAACAGTCCGGAATCTGATCTTCCGGCGCTGTGTGACGTTTTGACAGGGCCCCGTCGACGTACAGGAGAGACAAGACTCACCCCCGTCGGCGGGTCGCCCGCCAAGAAGAGGTTAAAATCGCAGTTGACCAGCGAGGACGGGGCTCCTTGAGGGTCGTGCGCCGAGGCGCGTCCTGCGGGCGACGTACCGTATGGCCGCAGGAGCAGGTACCGTGGAAGCCCTACGGACCGGTCTCTCCACGGAGAGCCCGTTCCAGATCATGAACGCGTGTCAAGACTCTGGGGCCGTCGAGCCCCGTATCCGAGGGGGTCGAGCCATGGGGCGCGGCCGGGCAAAGGCCAAGCAGACGAAGGTCGCCCGCCAGCTGAAGTACAGCAGCGGCGGGACTGACCTCTCGCGTCTGGCCAATGAGCTGGGCGCTTCGACTTCGCAACAGCCGCCGAATGGCGAGCCGTTCGAAGACGACGACGAGGAAGACGACCCGTACGCCCAGTACGCGGATCTGTACAACGACGACGAGGACGAGGACTCCGACGAGTCCGGTCCGTCGTCGCAGCGCCGCGGCGCTTGACCTCGTTGCATACGCAGCATCTGTTGCCTACGCAGCATTCGCAGTTCTCGTAGCAACTGCACAAAACCCGGTCCGGGGTGGTCACCACACCGGACCGGGTTTTGTGCTGCCTACTACTACTTGGCGTAGTCGCCGATCAGGGCGGCGCCCGTGGCGTGCTCGCCGCGGTCCGTGATCTCGCCTGCGACCCAGGCGTCCACACCGCGGTCCGCGAGGGTGGTGAGCGCCGCGTCCGCCGACTCCTCGGGGACGATCGCGATCATGCCGACGCCCATGTTCAGCGTCTTCTCCAGTTCGAGGCGCTCGACCCGGCCGACCTGGCCGACCACGTCGAAGACCGCGCCGGGGGTCCACGTCTCACGGTCCACGATCGCGTGCAGGCCGTCCGGGATGACCCGGGCGAGGTTGGCCGCGAGGCCGCCGCCCGTGACGTGGCTGAAGGCGTGGACGTCCGTGGTGCGGGTGAGCGCCAGGCAGTCCAGGGAGTAGATCTTGGTGGGCTCCAGGAGCTCCTCGCCGAGCGTGCGGCCGAACTCCTCGATCCGGCGGTCCAGGGCCCAGCCCGCGCGGTCGAAGACCACATGCCGGACGAGCGAGTACCCGTTCGAGTGAAGACCCGAGGACGCCATGGCGATCACCGCGTCACCCTTACGGATGCGATCGGAGCCGAGGAGCCGGTCGGCCTCGACCGCGCCGGTACCGGCGCCCGCGACATCGAAGTCGTCCGGGCCGAGCAGGCCCGGGTGCTCCGCGGTCTCGCCGCCGACGAGGGAGCAGCCCGCGAGGACACAACCCTCGGCGATGCCCTTCACGATGGCGGCGACACGCTCGGGGTGGACTTTCCCGACGCAGATGTAGTCGGTCATGAAGAGCGGCTCGGCGCCGCACACCACGATGTCGTCCATGACCATCGCGACGAGGTCGTGGCCGATGGTGTCGTAGACACCCATCTGACGGGCGACGTCGACCTTGGTCCCCACGCCGTCGGTGGCGGAGGCGAGGAGCGGACGCTCGAAGCGCTTGAGGGCCGAGGCGTCGAAGAGCCCGGCGAAGCCGCCGAGGCCGCCGAGGCCCTTGACCTCGGGACGCTGGGTCTTCTTGACCCACTCCTTCATGAGCTCGACGGCGCGGTCGCCCGCCTCGATGTCTACGCCGGCGGCCGCGTAGCTGGCACCAGTGGTCTCGGGCATGGTGATTGAGAGCTTTCGTGTCGTTACTACGTGGGCTTACGGGCGACGGATCGCGTCGGCCGCTGCCGTGGACGCCGGACCGGCGGCCAGCTCCGTCTCCAGGAGCTGCTTGCCGAGCAGCTCGGGGTCGGGCAGGTCCATCGGGTACTCGCCGTCGAAGCAGGCACGGCAGAGGTTCGGCTTGTCGATGGTCGTGGCCTCGATCATGCCGTCGATGGAGATGTACGAGAGGGAGTCGGCGCCGAGCGAGGTGCCGATCTCCTCGATGGTCATGCCGTTGGCGATGAGCTCGGCGCGGGTCGCGAAGTCGATGCCGAAGAAGCACGGCCACTTCACGGGCGGGGACGAGATCCGGATGTGGACCTCGGCGGCTCCGGCCTCGCGGAGCATCTTGACCAGGGCGCGCTGGGTGTTGCCGCGGACGATCGAGTCGTCGACGACCACCAGCTTCTTGCCCTTGATGACTTCCTTGAGGGGGTTCAGCTTGAGACGGATGCCGAGCTGGCGGATCGTCTGCGAGGGCTGGATGAAGGTCCTGCCGACGTAGGCGTTCTTGACCAGGCCCGCGCCGAAGGGGATGCCGGACGCTTCCGCGTAACCGATCGCGGCGGGAGTGCCGGATTCGGGCGTCGCTATGACCAGGTCGGCCTCGACGGGAGCTTCCTTGGCGAGTTTCCGGCCCATCTCGACCCGCGAGAGGTAGACGTTCCGGCCCGCGATGTCCGTGTCGGGGCGCGCCAGGTAGACGTACTCGAAGACACAGCCCTTGGGCTTCGCTTCCGCGAATCGGGACGTTCGCAGTCCGTTCTCGTCGATCGCGACGAACTCGCCGGGCTCGATCTCGCGGACGTAGCTGGCGCCGCAGATGTCGAGCGCCGCCGACTCCGAGGCGATGACCCAGCCGCGCTCCAGGCGGCCGAGGACCAGCGGGCGGATGCCCTGCGGGTCACGGGCCGCGTACAGCGTGTTCTCGTTCATGAAGACGAGGGAGAAGGCGCCCTGCACGTCCGGGAGGACCTTGGTGGCGGCTTCTTCGATCGTCAGCGGCTTGCCGTCGTCGTCCACCTGGCCCGCGAGGAGAGCCGTCACCAGATCGGTGTCGTTGGTCGCGGCGACCTGGGTCGCGCGGCCGTTCTCCTTGGGCAGGGCGGCGACCAGCTCGGCGAGCTGGGCGGTGTTGACGAGGTTGCCGTTGTGCCCGAGCGCGATGGAGCCGTGCGCGGTGGCACGGAACGTCGGCTGGGCGTTCTCCCAGACGGAGGCACCGGTGGTCGAGTAGCGGGCGTGACCGACCGCTATATGACCCTGGAGCGAGCCGAGAGAGGTTTCGTCGAAGACCTGGGACACGAGGCCCATGTCCTTGAAGACGAGGATCTGGGAGCCGTTGCTGACCGCGATTCCCGCGGATTCCTGGCCCCGATGCTGGAGGGCATAGAGCCCGAAGTAAGTGAGCTTTGCGACCTCTTCACCCGGAGCCCAGACACCGAAGACGCCGCAAGCGTCCTGGGGGCCCTTCTCGCCGGGAAGCAGATCGTGATTGAGTCGACCGTCACCACGTGGCACGCCATCGAGTGTAGGCGAGATCGACCACTGGTCCGAATTGGGGATACGGACCCTGCACGGACCGTAATCGCGAATGCGGTGACCGGCCCGTTTGTCGAGACCTACAACAGCGCTCGGGCGGGCTTCGGCGCCTGCGGCTCGGCGGCGGCCGAACGGGCCGGGGACCTGTTGTGGCTTCCTACGAGTCCGAAGGAACGGTCTTCGCGGTGATGACCGTGCCGTCGTCCGCGGTGAGCTTCAGCGTGTCCTGCCGCACCTCGTAGCGCGCCTCGCCGTCGAAGAGCTTCAGGAGCTTGCGCTCGGTGGTCATCGCGTCGCCGGGGCACATCTTCCGGGTGGTCGCGGGCTTGCCGAAGGTGATGCGGCCGTCCTTCGCCTCCGCCGTGGCGGATACGTCGTTGCAGCCGAGGTTGCCGCTGACCTTGCCGTCGTCGCCGAAAGTGAGGTGGACCCTGCCGGACACGGCCTTCGGCAGGGTTGCCGCCGTCCTGCCGTCGCCGATGCCGTTCACCGTCCACTTGGTGCCGGTGAGGGGCGCGTCGGGCTCGGCGGGGTGCGAGGTGAAGGCCACGCGGTCTCCCTTGGCGGTGGTGAGGGTCATGCGGTCGCCGTCCACCTTCGCGGTGAACTTGCCCGCGCCGAGTGCGCGCGTGAGGTTCTCCTCGAACTTCATGCGGCCGCCGCCCTCGCAGGCCATCCTCGTCGTCTGCGTCGTACCGAAGTCCACGGTGTCGCCCTTGATCGACACGGTGGTGCCCGCCTGGTTGCAGCCGTAGCTGCCGGTGGCCTTTCCGTCCTTGCCGATCTTGAGGTAGGCGCCTTCCGGGGCGTCGTGCTTCTTGCCGCCCACGGTGAGACTCTCGACGTTCCAGCGGACGCCGGTGAGTGCCTGCTCGCTCTCCACGGAACGGCCGCCGGAGCCGCCGCCGGAGCCGCTGTCGGAGCCGGTTCCGGACTCGCTGCCGCATGCCGTGAGCAGCAGCCCCGCGGAGGCCAGCGCGGTCAGGGTGAGGGTCAGTCGCTGCGTGTGCATGGCAATGTGACGGGACAAGTGGGGGTGCCGGTTCCATCCACCGGTCCGGCGGCCGCCAGGGTCACCCCATGATCGGCAGCAGCCCCGACAGGTCCGCCCGCTCCCCGCTCGCGCTGACCTGCGCCGCGTCGAGGGCCGTCGCCCACTCCGTCCGCCCTGTCGCGAGGCGGATCCAGGTGAGCGGCTCGGTCTCGACGACGTTCGGCGGGGTGCCGCGGGTGTGCCGGGGCCCTTCGACGCACTGCACCACCGCGTACGGCGGAATCCGCACCTCCGTCGACGCGCCCGGCGCCTTCACCGCGAGGGCGTCCGCCAGCAGCCGGGCGCAGGACGCCAGGGCCTGCCGGTCGTACGGCACGTCGAGGCCGGGCACCGCGTCGTTCAAGTCGTCCGTGTGGACGGTCAGTTCGACGGTACGGGTGACCAGGAAGTCGCCGAGGGTCATGGCGCCGAAGCGCGAGGGCACCAGGCGGTCGTCGGACGCCGCGGCCAGGGACTCCTCGATGCCGGTCAGCGTGCGTGTGAACAGCTCGTCGAGGTCCGCGCCCGCCGTCTCCGCGAGCGCCCGGGTGTCCTCGTCGACCTGCGTGGCCGCGGTGACCGTGGCGAACGGCCACTCCATGAGCGGCACTTCGTGCTTCGCGGGTTCCGGCATGCCGAGGTAGCGGTGGACGGTGCCGAGAACCATCGCGAGGTGTGCGGCCAGTTCGCGTACGGTCCACTCCCCGAGCCGCGTCGGGCGGGCGAGCTGCTCGGGGGTGAGGGTGCGGACCGCGGTGCGTACGTTGCCGAACTGGGCGAGGACGGCGGTGCGGGTCTTGGCGGAATCGTACGAGCGCGTGCGCTTCTTGGCCGGTGGCATGGTGCCGAGCCTAAGCGTTTCCGGGGTACCCCTGAAGTCCCTTTTCCACCAGATCGAAGGCGCGCTCGGCGAGGGCCGCGCAGTCGTCGGCCATGGCGTCGACGCTGTCGCCCGCGAGGAGTCTGCGGTGGTTCTCCAGGATCACCGCGTCCCGTGCGGCGACGAGCTGGTGGGCGGCGACCCCGGCGAGGAGCCGGTCACCGGTCTCCTCGGCGAGGACTCCGGCGACGAGCTCGACACCGCGCATCTGGAAGGTGAGCGTCCGGCGCGCGAGGACGGGAGTGTCGCTGATGAGCTGCCGCATCTGGAGCAGGCGGGGGTCTCCGGAGAGGCCGATCGAGGGGTCGCGCGCGTCGACCTTGGCGAGGAACTGGCGGCGCAGCGCGGCGACCGCGCTCTCGCCGGGCTCGCGCTCGCGCACCGCGTCGGCGGCGTCGGAGACGTGCTCCTCCATCGGGCCGAGGAGGACGTCCTCCTTGGTGCCGAAGTAGTTGAAGACCGTCATCTTCGAGACGTCGGCGGCGGCCGCGATCTCCGCGACGGAGACCTTGTCGTAGCCACGCTCCAGGCACAGGTCGAGCGCGCTGCGCCAGATCCGCGCCGCGGTCTGCCGCTTTTTGCGCTCGCGCAGTCCGAGTGGTTGCGCGGCGACGCCTGCTTCTGCCCCAGCCATGTCCGCACTGTACCAGGATGAAATTTTGACTTGGTAAATCCTTACTCCGCGCTCACGTGCGGGCTCGGCACGCGCTCACCGACCGTGAACACCGTGCCGTTCGCGGGCACTCCGACGCCGCGCCAGGTGAACGGGATGCCCCGGGCCGTCTCCATGTCGGGCCCGTCCATCAGGCTGAAGTGCAGGTGCGGCTCGGTGGAGTTGCCGGAGTTCCCGCACCGGCCGAGCTCCTGTCCGACGGTCACCCGGTCCCCCGGCCGCACGGCGAGCGAACCCTGCTTGACGTGGGCGTACACGGCGTACGTCCCCTCGCCCAGGTCGAGCACGAGGTGGTTGCCGACGACGCGGCGGGCGCCGCCGAGCGTCCTGCCGACGCCCTCGACCAGCCAGAAGTACAGGACTCCGACGAGCGAGCTGCGGCTGAGGTGATCGCGCTGGTCGTCCGCGGCGTGCACGACGGTCGCGTCGGCCACCGCGAGCAGCGGCTCCCCGAAGGCCGGGTAGGCCTGCCCGCGCCGGGCGACGGGCCAGAACCAGATGGGCTTGGGACGCGCGGGCCCGCCCGCCGGTTCGGCCGTGATGTCGATGGCGTACGTCTGGCCCAGGTGGTGCGTGCCGTGGCTCGGCACCTTGTCGGCGGGGCTGTTCAGCGCGGACCAGCGGCCGGTGACCGGGGGCTCGACCTCGACCGGGGCCGGGGGGTCCGTCTCGATCTGCTTGCGCGCGGAGCGGGACGTCGCCGTACTGATGCCGATCGCGGCGAGCGCGGGCAGCCAGCTCAGCCAGTAGTCGTACGGCAGCTCCGTGAACTGCCGGACGACGAATTGGGCGAAGAACACGACCCACAGCAGCCGGTGGGCGACAGCTGCGGTCTTGCGCAGGCCTACGGACATAACTTCCCCCTCGTACGCGTACGGTCGTAAAGCCACAAAGTCGCACAGAGCTGGTCGGACAGAGCGGGCCATGCAGAACCCGTCAGGTCACCGGTCTCGCCGCCGTGAGCACCACGAGCAGTGGCACCACACGTCCGGCAGGCACCTCGTAGCGCCCGCGCTCCGTGCTGTGCAGCCAGCCGGTGCCGGTCAGCTGGCGCAGGTGGTGGTAGATCTGGCCGGTCGTGCCGACGTCGTCGAGCGCGGCCAGCTCGGCGGTGGTGCGCAGGCCGCCGAGGATCTCCCGCAGCAGCCGCAGCCGCACCGGGTTGCCGAGCGCGGCGAACGACTCGGCCGCCTCGGACCAGTCACCCTCGAAGACCGACTCGGTCAGCAGGCCGTACTGCCACTCGTACCGGTGCCCCGTCGGCACCCGCACCGTCCCGGTGAACAGGACGGCGCCGTCCGCGTCGTCCGTCACCGGGTGCCGCGCCTTCAGGGCGTCGAGGGCCCAGAAATCGCCCTCTCCCACGGCGGGCGCGGCCGGCTCCGCGCTCTCCAGCTCCGCCACGCGCCGTTCGAGCTCGGCGACACGCTCTTCCAGATCCATGGTTCGTAACTTACGTAATTACGTAATCTCGTGCAACCCCTGGCCGCACATGCCGAAGCCCCCGCCCGGACCAGGTCCGAACGGGGGCCACGACTGCGAATCGTCAGGCGAACAGGCCCGGGATCGTCTCCTCGTGCGCCGTGCGCAGCTCGCTCAGCGGCAGCGTGAACTCGCCCTGTACGTCGATGACGTCACCGTCGACCACACCGATGCGGCGGACGGGCAGGCCCCGCGCCCCGCACATGTCGGTGAAGCGCAGCTCCTCGCTCCGCGGCACCGAGACGACCGCGCGCCCCGCCGACTCGGAGAAGAGGAAGGTGAACGCGTCCAGGCCGTCCGGGACGACGAGACGCGCGCCCTTCCCGCCGCGCAGGCACGACTCGGTGACGGCCTGCACGAGACCGCCGTCCGACAGGTCGTGCGCGGCGTCGATCATGCCGTCGCGCGAGGCCGAGATCAGGATGTCGGCGAGCAGCTTCTCGCGCGCCAGGTCGACCTTGGGCGGCAGGCCGCCGAGGTGCCCGTGGACCACCTGCGACCAGGCAGAACCGCCGAACTCGTCGTGCGTCTCGCCGAGCAGGTAGAGGAGCTGACCCTCTTCCTCGAACGCCATCGGCGTACGCCGCGCGACGTCGTCGATCACACCGAGCACGGCGACGACGGGCGTCGGGTGGATCGCCGCCTCACCGGTCTGGTTGTAGAGCGAGACGTTGCCGCCGGTGACCGGGGTGCCCAGCTCCAGGCAGCCGTCCGCGAGGCCGCGGATGGCCTCGGCGAACTGCCACATGACGTCCGGGTCCTCGGGCGAGCCGAAGTTCAGGCAGTCCGAGAT
The sequence above is a segment of the Streptomyces sp. Je 1-369 genome. Coding sequences within it:
- a CDS encoding Leu/Phe/Val dehydrogenase; protein product: MTEADNGVLHTLFHSDQGGHEQVVLCQDRASGLKAVIAIHSTALGPALGGTRFYPYATEEEAVADVLNLSRGMSYKNAMAGLDHGGGKAVIIGDPDRIKSEELLLAFGRCVASLGGRYVTACDVGTYVADMDVVARECRWTTGRSPENGGAGDSSVLTAFGVYQGMRASAEHLWGDPSLRGRKVGVAGVGKVGHHLVEHLLEDGAEVVITDVREESVTRIVHKHPSVTAVADTDALIRTEGLDIYAPCALGGALNDDTVPVLTAKVVCGAANNQLAHPGVEKDLADRSILYAPDYVVNAGGVIQVADELHGFDFDRCKAKASKIFDTTLAIFARAKQDGIPPAAAADRIAEQRMSDAR
- a CDS encoding DUF3073 domain-containing protein produces the protein MGRGRAKAKQTKVARQLKYSSGGTDLSRLANELGASTSQQPPNGEPFEDDDEEDDPYAQYADLYNDDEDEDSDESGPSSQRRGA
- the purM gene encoding phosphoribosylformylglycinamidine cyclo-ligase, whose product is MPETTGASYAAAGVDIEAGDRAVELMKEWVKKTQRPEVKGLGGLGGFAGLFDASALKRFERPLLASATDGVGTKVDVARQMGVYDTIGHDLVAMVMDDIVVCGAEPLFMTDYICVGKVHPERVAAIVKGIAEGCVLAGCSLVGGETAEHPGLLGPDDFDVAGAGTGAVEADRLLGSDRIRKGDAVIAMASSGLHSNGYSLVRHVVFDRAGWALDRRIEEFGRTLGEELLEPTKIYSLDCLALTRTTDVHAFSHVTGGGLAANLARVIPDGLHAIVDRETWTPGAVFDVVGQVGRVERLELEKTLNMGVGMIAIVPEESADAALTTLADRGVDAWVAGEITDRGEHATGAALIGDYAK
- the purF gene encoding amidophosphoribosyltransferase, with protein sequence MPRGDGRLNHDLLPGEKGPQDACGVFGVWAPGEEVAKLTYFGLYALQHRGQESAGIAVSNGSQILVFKDMGLVSQVFDETSLGSLQGHIAVGHARYSTTGASVWENAQPTFRATAHGSIALGHNGNLVNTAQLAELVAALPKENGRATQVAATNDTDLVTALLAGQVDDDGKPLTIEEAATKVLPDVQGAFSLVFMNENTLYAARDPQGIRPLVLGRLERGWVIASESAALDICGASYVREIEPGEFVAIDENGLRTSRFAEAKPKGCVFEYVYLARPDTDIAGRNVYLSRVEMGRKLAKEAPVEADLVIATPESGTPAAIGYAEASGIPFGAGLVKNAYVGRTFIQPSQTIRQLGIRLKLNPLKEVIKGKKLVVVDDSIVRGNTQRALVKMLREAGAAEVHIRISSPPVKWPCFFGIDFATRAELIANGMTIEEIGTSLGADSLSYISIDGMIEATTIDKPNLCRACFDGEYPMDLPDPELLGKQLLETELAAGPASTAAADAIRRP
- a CDS encoding META domain-containing protein — translated: MHTQRLTLTLTALASAGLLLTACGSESGTGSDSGSGGGSGGRSVESEQALTGVRWNVESLTVGGKKHDAPEGAYLKIGKDGKATGSYGCNQAGTTVSIKGDTVDFGTTQTTRMACEGGGRMKFEENLTRALGAGKFTAKVDGDRMTLTTAKGDRVAFTSHPAEPDAPLTGTKWTVNGIGDGRTAATLPKAVSGRVHLTFGDDGKVSGNLGCNDVSATAEAKDGRITFGKPATTRKMCPGDAMTTERKLLKLFDGEARYEVRQDTLKLTADDGTVITAKTVPSDS
- a CDS encoding maleylpyruvate isomerase family mycothiol-dependent enzyme, which translates into the protein MPPAKKRTRSYDSAKTRTAVLAQFGNVRTAVRTLTPEQLARPTRLGEWTVRELAAHLAMVLGTVHRYLGMPEPAKHEVPLMEWPFATVTAATQVDEDTRALAETAGADLDELFTRTLTGIEESLAAASDDRLVPSRFGAMTLGDFLVTRTVELTVHTDDLNDAVPGLDVPYDRQALASCARLLADALAVKAPGASTEVRIPPYAVVQCVEGPRHTRGTPPNVVETEPLTWIRLATGRTEWATALDAAQVSASGERADLSGLLPIMG
- a CDS encoding TetR/AcrR family transcriptional regulator, which gives rise to MAGAEAGVAAQPLGLRERKKRQTAARIWRSALDLCLERGYDKVSVAEIAAAADVSKMTVFNYFGTKEDVLLGPMEEHVSDAADAVREREPGESAVAALRRQFLAKVDARDPSIGLSGDPRLLQMRQLISDTPVLARRTLTFQMRGVELVAGVLAEETGDRLLAGVAAHQLVAARDAVILENHRRLLAGDSVDAMADDCAALAERAFDLVEKGLQGYPGNA
- a CDS encoding M23 family metallopeptidase — translated: MSVGLRKTAAVAHRLLWVVFFAQFVVRQFTELPYDYWLSWLPALAAIGISTATSRSARKQIETDPPAPVEVEPPVTGRWSALNSPADKVPSHGTHHLGQTYAIDITAEPAGGPARPKPIWFWPVARRGQAYPAFGEPLLAVADATVVHAADDQRDHLSRSSLVGVLYFWLVEGVGRTLGGARRVVGNHLVLDLGEGTYAVYAHVKQGSLAVRPGDRVTVGQELGRCGNSGNSTEPHLHFSLMDGPDMETARGIPFTWRGVGVPANGTVFTVGERVPSPHVSAE
- a CDS encoding helix-turn-helix domain-containing protein, coding for MDLEERVAELERRVAELESAEPAAPAVGEGDFWALDALKARHPVTDDADGAVLFTGTVRVPTGHRYEWQYGLLTESVFEGDWSEAAESFAALGNPVRLRLLREILGGLRTTAELAALDDVGTTGQIYHHLRQLTGTGWLHSTERGRYEVPAGRVVPLLVVLTAARPVT